In the genome of Drosophila subpulchrella strain 33 F10 #4 breed RU33 chromosome 2L, RU_Dsub_v1.1 Primary Assembly, whole genome shotgun sequence, one region contains:
- the LOC119547074 gene encoding esterase E4 — translation MACLLPIFCILLVILIGFTSSVTFVGDDPVVELSLGKIQGGTMQSFTDKTIYAFRGIRYAQPPVGHLRFSNPLPESSWGDEVLKATSDSLVCPQPGITLFMSEDCLKLNVFTKNFEDRLPVIVYIHGGANVLGSGNSIYEAGPQYLLDHDVVFVAFNYRLGALGFLSTNGSESKGNFGYLDQVMALEWVRDHITHFGGDPEMVTILGMSAGAMAVSLHLATPLSAGLFHRAILMSGSATNHFDIDNLFWTRKLARELGCPMYDPTDLVECLRNETWPRIVAICKAWETYQLVNMKWNYEIDGYFLPRHPTELIEEGNFNKVPLLISYTANELDYTVNVHLENEPLLHDLGSNFVEYAPELFLYRKNSIIGQRLKDFYLGNNISGINTENIQNFGQIFSDAIIGHGVHRLVHLARHYTPVYYMRMDYVGDRSNSAPLGKDEKPLGVGHADDLQYVMPGLWYGTIMPEGHQDIFMMQRLTSWFTQFARTGKPLNIIDIWPPCNSTDLRMLYNGVVTQVGSPGYSDRYAVWDELFPTPAGSGGAAWKPSFVVAIATGVASRLFGKLM, via the exons ATGGCTTGTCTACTTCCGATTTTCTGCATTCTTCTAGTAATTTTAATAGGTTTTACCAGTAGTGTTACTTTCGTTGGCGATGATCCAGTGGTAGAGCTCTCCTTGGGCAAAATACAAGGTGGTACAATGCAGAGCTTCACAGACAAGACAATATACGCCTTCAGAGGAATACGATATGCCCAACCTCCAGTGGGGCATTTAAGGTTCTCCAATCCCCTTCCTGAAAGTAGCTGGGGTGACGAGGTGCTCAAGGCCACATCCGATTCGTTGGTTTGTCCACAACCAGGAATTACCTTGTTCATGAGTGAGGATTGCCTCAAACTAAACGTTTTTACAAAGAATTTTGAGGACAGGCTTCCAGTGATCGTTTACATCCATGGAGGAGCCAATGTCCTCGGAAGTGGAAATAGTATCTACGAAGCAGGTCCTCAGTATTTGCTAGATCACGATGTGGTTTTTGTGGCCTTTAACTATCGTCTTGGAGCTCTCGGCTTTCTAAGCACCAACGGCAGCGAATCGAAGGGAAACTTTGGCTACCTAGATCAAGTGATGGCTTTGGAATGGGTAAGAGATCACATAACCCACTTTGGGGGTGATCCTGAGATGGTGACTATTTTGGGTATGAGTGCTGGCGCAATGGCAGTCAGTCTACACCTGGCCACGCCTCTTTCCGCCGGACTTTTTCATCGGGCAATCCTCATGAGCGGTTCGGCCACCAATCACTTTGATATCGATAACCTTTTTTGGACACGTAAACTGGCTCGTGAGCTGGGTTGTCCAATGTACGATCCCACGGATCTGGTGGAGTGCCTCCGTAATGAGACCTGGCCACGCATTGTGGCAATCTGCAAGGCATGGGAAACATATCAGCTTGTTAACATGAAGTGGAACTACGAGATCGACGGATACTTTCTACCCAGGCACCCCACGGAACTTATCGAGGAGGGAAACTTTAACAAGGTGCCTTTGCTGATCAGTTACACGGCCAACGAATTGGACTACACCGTTAATG TTCACTTGGAAAATGAGCCTTTACTCCATGATCTTGGCTCAAACTTTGTGGAATACGCTCCAGAGTTGTTTCTCTATAGAAAAAATTCAATAATAGGTCAACGACTCAAGGATTTTTACCTAGGCAATAATATTAGTGGAATCAATACGGAAAACATTCAAAACTTTGGACAGATCTTTTCTGATGCAATCATAGGCCATGGTGTGCATCGCCTAGTCCACCTGGCCAGACACTATACTCCAGTTTATTATATGCGCATGGATTACGTTGGTGATCGAAGTAACTCAGCTCCTTTGGGCAAGGATGAAAAACCCTTGGGAGTGGGTCATGCGGATGATCTGCAGTATGTAATGCCGGGTCTTTGGTATGGCACCATAATGCCTGAAGGTCATCAGGATATTTTCATGATGCAGCGTTTAACCAGCTGGTTTACACAATTTGCGAGAACAGG AAAACCCCTAAACATCATTGATATCTGGCCGCCCTGCAACTCAACGGACCTGAGGATGCTCTACAACGGGGTGGTGACCCAGGTGGGTTCACCCGGCTATTCCGATCGATATGCCGTCTGGGACGAACTGTTTCCCACGCCCGCCGGGAGCGGAGGCGCTGCCTGGAAACCCAGTTTCGTAGTGGCCATCGCCACTGGTGTGGCCTCCCGGCTCTTCGGAAAATTAATGTAG